The following coding sequences lie in one Lolium perenne isolate Kyuss_39 chromosome 2, Kyuss_2.0, whole genome shotgun sequence genomic window:
- the LOC139835550 gene encoding uncharacterized protein produces the protein MEVMQGHTILVEVMQRHTILSEPQGPGNDTIFAELIEEAKRAASDGGTMSRFSLTVKLLQAKSYYRISNVAFNAILLILALQYPTSSIPKSYEEALSIIGRLGLGYDSIHVCPNNYVLFRKDYAKENNCPKCKASRWKDADGRRHIPEKVLRHFPLIPRLQRMFLSKQQSKEVQNIRLGLATDGFNPYGNMSNSYSMWPVFVVPYNLPPWACMDQSNFMLTLLIPGPSSPGKDFDVFMEPLMEELQELWKGVKSYDANSPDKFDLRVAILWCIHDYPALHTLSGRATSGYQACVRCDKENCSKKLRNKIFFIGHRRWLPRYHPWRNSEEFNGASESRDKPAEFTPDELKEQLDRVRDVIPGKTKDTVNSRIDLEDMGIRGDLHLQPAPDDEDSFEMPQAWYTMSKQEKIAFCEFIKAVRFPDGLEGSIAEAYIVDECLAFCSRYFDDVETRFNRPSRNPERDDSHIGDVSIFKHGVKFIGSSQYVHAGEDYDKMVCLCKHELNQRGGQINVDRWLAKNFARWFQTHIGKMRNDVSPDLYALACKPDFRGPGVAGLSYQDEDSRQVPVQEKEGTAQSRTRSDQGRVLLAKAIVDKLKKRSKEIVPEEIEEVDQTMYQYCSDDDDDDDDDDGGNRTRNRPVLEEDE, from the exons atggaggtgatgcaGGGGCACACCATATTGGTGGAGGTGATGCAGAGGCACACTATTTTG TCAGAACCGCAAGGTCCTGGAAATGACACTATATTTGCTGAGTTGATAGAGGAAGCCAAGCGCGCAGCCAGTGATGGGGGCACAATGTCAAGGTTTTCACTCACTGTCAAGTTACTTCAGGCCAAGTCGTACTACCGGATTAGCAACGTTGCATTCAACGCGATACTCCTGATTTTGGCCTTGCAATACCCTACTAGCTCAATACCAAAGTCATACGAAGAGGCACTTAGCATAATCGGTAGGTTGGGCCTTGGTTATGATAGTATCCATGTGTGCCCAAATAACTATGTATTGTTTCGGAAGGATTATGCCAAGGAGAATAATTGCCCCAAGTGCAAAGCCTCCAGATGGAAAGATGCTGATGGTAGGAGGCATATCCCAGAGAAGGTGCTGAGGCACTTCCCATTGATTCCAAGGCTGCAAAGAATGTTCCTTTCAAAGCAGCAATCAAAGGAAGTACA GAACATAAGGCTTGGACTTGCCACGGATGGTTTTAATCCCTACGGGAATATGAGCAACTCCTACAGCATGTGGCCTGTATTCGTGGTGCCATACAACCTTCCACCGTGGGCATGTATGGATCAGTCCAACTTCATGCTGACATTGCTAATCCCTGGTCCATCCTCTCCAGGAAaagattttgatgtgttcatggaGCCTTTGATGGAAGAGCTGCAGGAGCTCTGGAAAGGTGTAAAATCATATGATGCCAATAGTCCAGACAAGTTTGATCTCCGTGTTGCAATCTTATGGTGCATTCATGATTATCCGGCACTGCACACATTGTCAGGGAGGGCCACATCTGGTTACCAGGCATGTGTGCGTTGTGACAAAGAGAATTGCTCCAAGAAATTAAGGAACAAAATTTTCTTTATTGGGCACCGCCGTTGGCTTCCTCGGTACCATCCTTGGAGAAATAGCGAAGAATTCAATGGTGCTTCCGAAAGCCGTGACAAGCCAGCGGAATTCACTCCAGATGAGCTGAAGGAACAGCTTGATAGGGTTAGAGATGTGATACCAG GCAAGACAAAGGACACTGTGAATTCAAGGATTGATTTGGAAGACATGGGCATAAGAGGTGACTTGCATTTGCAGCCTGCTCCAGATGATGAAGACTCTTTTGAGATGCCACAGGCGtggtatacaatgagtaaacaagaaaaAATTGCATTTTGTGAATTCATAAAAGCTGTGAGGTTTCCAGATGG GCTGGAGGGATCGATTGCTGAAGCTTATATTGTTGATGAGTGCTTGGCATTTTGCTCGAGATACTTCGACGATGTTGAAACAAGATTCAACCGTCCAAGCAGAAAtccggagcgggatgattcacatatTGGTGATGTGTCTATTTTCAAACACGGTGTGAAATTTATTGGATCCTCTCAATATGTGCATGCTGGTGAGGACTATGACAAGATGGTGTG CCTGTGCAAACATGAGTTGAACCAACGAGGTGGTCAGATCAATGTTGATAGATGGCTTGCCAAGAACTTTGCCAGATGGTTTCAGACTCAT ATTGGAAAAATGCGAAATGATGTCAGTCCTGATCTCTATGCTTTggcgtgcaaaccagattttaga GGACCCGGTGTTGCTGGACTGTCATATCAAGATGAAGATTCCAGGCAAGTTCCTGTGCAAGAAAAAGAAGGCACTGCACAAAGTAGGACTAGAAGTGATCAGGGACGTGTGCTACTTGCAAAAGCCATTGTGGACAAACTGAAGAAACGGAGCAAGGAGATTGTTCCTGAAGAAATCGAGGAGGTTGATCAGACAATGTACCAGTATtgcagtgatgatgatgatgatgatgatgatgatgatggaggaaaTAGGACTAGGAATCGTCCAGTTTTAGAAGAAGATGAATAG